In Leptospira stimsonii, one DNA window encodes the following:
- the cas2e gene encoding type I-E CRISPR-associated endoribonuclease Cas2e, giving the protein MSRLTLELKAGVYAGNINRRVREKLWEKIITDWKSNALMIYTTNNEQGYAALSNGDTTREIVEIEGMILTQFTKTESPKKKGKKKVKSDPFPISDGG; this is encoded by the coding sequence ATGTCGCGATTAACTCTTGAGTTAAAAGCAGGCGTCTATGCCGGAAATATCAATCGACGTGTTCGAGAAAAACTTTGGGAAAAAATTATTACGGATTGGAAATCAAATGCGTTGATGATTTATACCACTAACAACGAACAAGGTTATGCAGCCTTGTCAAACGGAGACACAACGAGGGAAATCGTGGAAATCGAAGGTATGATCTTGACCCAATTTACGAAAACGGAATCGCCTAAGAAGAAAGGAAAAAAGAAAGTAAAATCGGACCCATTTCCCATTTCTGATGGCGGCTGA